The genomic interval AAGGCGGGCGGCTGGGGCGACCTGGCCTCGTTCAAGATGATGGACGCCGGCGCGCAGCACATCATCGACGCGAGCACGGAAGCCGGCGTCGACCCCGTGTTCTCGAATGCCGCGCAGGCCCTGTGGCGCCGGGCGGTGGCGGCCACCGAGGCGGCCGGCGAACCCGTGTCCGTCTACCAGCTGCTGGGCGGTCGCAAAGTATGACGCGGCACCGGCGCGCCGTCACCCTGATCGGTCTGGGCCCGATGGGTCAGGCCATGGCCGAGGTAATGCTCGCGGCCGGTGTCGAGGTGACCGTCTGGAACCGCACCCCCGACAAGGCCGAAGCCATGGTCGAATTCGGGGCGCGCCGGGCCCGGACGGTCGCCGAGGCGCTGAGCGCGTCCGAGGTGGTCGTCCTCAGCCTGACCCACTACGCGGCCATGTACGACGTGCTCACCCCCGCGGTGGAGCACCTGCCGGGCAAGGTCATCGTCAATCTGTCCTCGGATGCTCCGGCCGTCACCCGTGCGGCCGGGGCCTGGGTCCGCTCGCACGGCGCCGAGTTCCTGTGCGGCGGCGTCATGGCCCAGAGCGACGGTCTCACCCTGCCCTCGTCCTACATCTTCTACAGCGGTCCGCGGGAGGTGTTCGACGAACATCGGGAGTTGCTGCGGCCCTTGGGCTCCCAGGA from Nocardia goodfellowii carries:
- a CDS encoding NAD(P)-dependent oxidoreductase, with the translated sequence MTRHRRAVTLIGLGPMGQAMAEVMLAAGVEVTVWNRTPDKAEAMVEFGARRARTVAEALSASEVVVLSLTHYAAMYDVLTPAVEHLPGKVIVNLSSDAPAVTRAAGAWVRSHGAEFLCGGVMAQSDGLTLPSSYIFYSGPREVFDEHRELLRPLGSQEYLGADDGLAQLYYQAVLTVFLPWLLGFEQALATIEGSGEDIARFLPYAQRALNGADDFYAGMAAAARAGGWGDLANLRMMAAGAEHVIATGAAAGVDTGLTEAANMFWRKAIAASEAAGRAVPTYELIRGARSSG